The region CCTTCCGAAGTTCTGACAGTTGGCGATGAAGTTGAAGCCAAGATCCTGAAGTTCGACCAGGAGAAGAATCGCGTTTCCCTGGGCATCAAGCAAATGGGCGACGATCCGTGGAATGGTCTGGCACGTCGCTACCCGCAAGGTACACGTCTGTTCGGCAAGGTGACCAACCTGACCGACTACGGTTCCTTCGTTGAGATCGAGCAAGGTATCGAAGGTCTGGTGCACGTTTCCGAAATGGACTGGACCAACAAGAACGTGCATCCGTCCAAGGTTGTAGCGCTGGGCGACGAAGTTGAAGTCATGATCCTTGAGATCGACGAAGCTCGCCGCCGTATCTCCCTGGGCATGAAGCAGTGCAAGTCCAATCCATGGGACGACTTCGCGCTCAACCACAAGAAGGGCGACAAAGTTAAGGGCGCGATCAAGTCCATCACCGACTTCGGCGTGTTCATCGGTCTGGAAGGTGGTATCGACGGTCTGGTGCATCTGTCCGACCTGTCCTGGTCTATCCCTGGCGAAGAAGCCGTGCGCAACTACAAGAAGGGCGACGAACTGGAAGCTCTGGTTCTGGCCATCGACGTTGAGCGCGAGCGCATTTCGCTGGGCGTGAAGCAACTGGAAGGTGATCCGTTCGGCGGCTTCGTGTCCTCCGGTCATGACAAGGGTGCAGTGGTTACCGGCGTGGTCAAATCGCTGGATGCCAAGGGCGCTGTAGTGATGCTTGAAGGGGATGTCGAGGCTTACCTGAAGGCATCCGAAGTTTCCGCCGACCGCGTGGAAGACATCCGCAACCACCTGAAAGAAGGCGATTCCGTCAAGGCCGTCATCATCAACGTGGATCGCAAGAACCGCGGCATCAACCTGTCGATCAAGGCTTTGGACAAGGCGGATACGGCAGCTGCGATGCAGAAGTTCGCTGCTGAGAACACCAGCACGGCCGGTACGACCAATCTGGGTGCGCTGCTCAAGGCGAAGCTGGATTCCAACAAGGCTGAAGCCCAGTAAGGAGGAACGATGACCCGTTCTGATCTAATCGCCAGACTTGCGGAGCGTTATACGCAACTGCTCGGTAAGGATGCCGAGCTGGCAGTCAAAGTGATCCTCGATAGCATGTCGGCGACCCTGTCGCGCGGTGGACGTATCGAGATTCGCGGATTCGGCAGTTTTGCCTTGAACTATCGTCCGCCGCGCTTGGGGCGCAACCCCAAGTCCGGCGACAAGGTTCAGGTGCCTGCCAAATACGTGCCTCACTTTAAAGCCGGGAAAGAACTGCGCGAACGGGTGGATTATCTTTCTGCCTGATGTAGTTCGGAAGTAACTCGATTGGCGGCCTGTCGCAAGATGTGCCGCCAATTTTTTAAGGGTGCCTCAAAAATCCAAATTTCGTCGCAATACTTACGTTACTCACAAAAAATTACTCCTTACATATCACGTATATGCTGCGTCGCAATTTTTTGTTCGCGCCTTGTCTTGCTTAGAACTTTGAATTTTTGAGGCATCCTTTTCTGTTCATGCTATCGTTGCGCACCGATTTAGAAGCGATAAAGTCATCATGCGATACCTGATCTGGTCACTGCGTGCCGTGTTGTTCCTGCTGCTACTGGGCTTTGCGGTGAAGAACGACCAACCCGTCGTACTGCGATATTTTTTCGGCTATGAATGGCAGACTTCATTTGTCGTCGTGCTGCTGTGTTTTTTTGTGCTCGGTGTGTTCATCGGCCTTGTGGCAATGTTGGCCACGCTGCTTCGGCAACGCCGCGAACTCTCCGCGGTAAAACGTGAACTGCAGTTGAAAAACAAATTGTCCGAGATCGATGCGCAGCGTTACCCCATCCAACCTCCCGAGATATTGAACTGATGGATTTTGAACCCTGGATGTTGCTGGTGTTTCCCCTGTTTTTCGGCATGGGATGGCTGGCAGCGCGTATCGATATAAAGGAATTGATCACGGAATCCAGCGCCTTGCCGCGCTCGTATTTCCAGGGACTGAATTTCCTGCTGAACGAACAGCAGGACCAGGCTATCGAAGCCTTCATCGAAGTAGTCAAGGTCGATCCGCAAACGGTCGAGTTGCACTTTGCGCTGGGCAGCCTGTTTCGACGTCGCGGAGAAGTGGATCGCGCTATCCGTATGCACCTCAATCTGGTTGAGCGGGCCGATTTGAGCGAAGACAAAAAACAGCAGGCCTTGTTCGAATTGGCGCAGGACTATCTGAAAGCGGGCATTCTGGACAGGGCAGAAGAAGCTTTTCATAACTTGCATGGGACGCTGTATGAAAAGGAAGCGCTGGATTTCCTGCTGGAGATATACCAGAAAGAAAAGGACTGGCTCAAGTCCATCGATATCAGTCAGCGGCTGACCGCGCTGACCGGTGAGCCCCACGGCAAGGAAGCGGCCTTCTTTTTTTGCGAGCTTGCGGCAAGCGAGCTAACCGGCAAACAAACCGATGCGGCCATGGTACATCTGGAACAGGCGCTCAGCGTCAACCCGCAGAGCGTGCGCGCCAGCATCATGCTGGGCGACATCGAGCTGGCGGCAGGCAATGTTTCGCGCGCCATCGAGACATGGAAGCACGTCGAACAGCAGGATGCGCAATATTTGCCACTGGTGGCCGAGCACGTGCTGCAAGCCTATCGCCAGAGCGGCGATGAAGCGGCAGGCGTGGCCTTGCTGCAGTCCTGGCTGCAAAAGTACCCTTCGCTGGACCTGATGAACGTGTTGTTCAGCGTTCTCGTGCAGCGCGATGGGCCGGAAGCGGCTTATCTCATGGTGCGCAACGAACTGAAGCGAAATCCAACACTGCTGGGGCTGGATAAGTTGCTGGAAGCCCGGTTGCTGGATATTGCCGGCGAACGCCGAGCCGATCTTGTGCTGGTGAAGGACCTGATTTTCCAGCGTACGCGCGGGCTGGC is a window of Sideroxydans sp. CL21 DNA encoding:
- the rpsA gene encoding 30S ribosomal protein S1 produces the protein MTAVAEMENFASMFEESLNRKEMRAGELITAQVVRVEQNVVVVNAGLKSESFIPVEEFKDASGAIEVKAGDFVTVAIESLENGYGETRLSREKAKRLAAWIDLEQAMEEGRIVEGYVSGKVKGGLTAMVNGIRAFLPGSLVDTRPVKDTTPYENKTMELKVIKLDRKRNNVVVSRRAVLEASQGADRESLLENLKEGAIVKGIVKNITDYGAFVDLGGIDGLLHITDLAWRRVKHPSEVLTVGDEVEAKILKFDQEKNRVSLGIKQMGDDPWNGLARRYPQGTRLFGKVTNLTDYGSFVEIEQGIEGLVHVSEMDWTNKNVHPSKVVALGDEVEVMILEIDEARRRISLGMKQCKSNPWDDFALNHKKGDKVKGAIKSITDFGVFIGLEGGIDGLVHLSDLSWSIPGEEAVRNYKKGDELEALVLAIDVERERISLGVKQLEGDPFGGFVSSGHDKGAVVTGVVKSLDAKGAVVMLEGDVEAYLKASEVSADRVEDIRNHLKEGDSVKAVIINVDRKNRGINLSIKALDKADTAAAMQKFAAENTSTAGTTNLGALLKAKLDSNKAEAQ
- a CDS encoding integration host factor subunit beta gives rise to the protein MTRSDLIARLAERYTQLLGKDAELAVKVILDSMSATLSRGGRIEIRGFGSFALNYRPPRLGRNPKSGDKVQVPAKYVPHFKAGKELRERVDYLSA
- a CDS encoding LapA family protein translates to MRYLIWSLRAVLFLLLLGFAVKNDQPVVLRYFFGYEWQTSFVVVLLCFFVLGVFIGLVAMLATLLRQRRELSAVKRELQLKNKLSEIDAQRYPIQPPEILN
- the lapB gene encoding lipopolysaccharide assembly protein LapB, whose translation is MDFEPWMLLVFPLFFGMGWLAARIDIKELITESSALPRSYFQGLNFLLNEQQDQAIEAFIEVVKVDPQTVELHFALGSLFRRRGEVDRAIRMHLNLVERADLSEDKKQQALFELAQDYLKAGILDRAEEAFHNLHGTLYEKEALDFLLEIYQKEKDWLKSIDISQRLTALTGEPHGKEAAFFFCELAASELTGKQTDAAMVHLEQALSVNPQSVRASIMLGDIELAAGNVSRAIETWKHVEQQDAQYLPLVAEHVLQAYRQSGDEAAGVALLQSWLQKYPSLDLMNVLFSVLVQRDGPEAAYLMVRNELKRNPTLLGLDKLLEARLLDIAGERRADLVLVKDLIFQRTRGLAMYRCKHCGFKARQFYWHCPACHSWESYSPKRSEENGVAI